One Egicoccus halophilus genomic region harbors:
- a CDS encoding type II toxin-antitoxin system RelE family toxin encodes MARVFLTRIAREALAALDYLRADAVLDALGELERDPHIGHELRGRLTGLRSYRVGVYRIIYEIRDDRTVRVVAIRHRGNAYEADPR; translated from the coding sequence GTGGCACGGGTCTTCCTCACCCGCATCGCGCGGGAGGCCTTGGCCGCGCTCGACTACCTGCGCGCTGACGCGGTTCTGGATGCGCTCGGTGAGCTCGAACGCGATCCGCACATCGGCCACGAGCTACGCGGACGGCTCACCGGGCTTCGGTCCTACCGGGTCGGCGTCTACCGCATCATCTACGAGATCCGAGACGACCGCACCGTGCGCGTGGTCGCCATCCGGCACCGCGGCAACGCCTACGAGGCAGACCCGCGATAG
- a CDS encoding S-layer homology domain-containing protein, with amino-acid sequence MRILRGGGRGIVAGTAVAALLVPTTAVAQTADTPAPAPVAETASDAAGAWLAGQLVEGERIETTFDGSSYVDHGLTADTVYALAGAGVAGADITAATDWLATQVVQYAGDGEEEAYAGATAKLILVAETAGRDATDFGGVNLVERLQDRQDVLGRYRDVSPWGDYSNVLTQSLALIALERATDEGPSDAAVELLVDTACENGGYPSSFPTDTCTSDVDATGFAVQALLAVGADDAADAAVDWLLDEQADDGSFGGPEAAANSNSTGLAAVALVAAGELEAFEAAAEWLATVQYACFEADAGAIPFTFDEAGDLTRATAQALPGLSGVPLTETTIDSAVAGAPNPSCLRFPDVVPGSAHAQSIAVLDAAGIIAGRTDGTFAPRAGVTRGQLASFLGRASGITPASGPTRFTDVPANATHAGYIEALAEEGIVFGYSDDTFRPGQLVRRDQSAALIARWLDLDPVDTDRFTDIAGIQHRQQINALRDAEVAFGTGDGTTFTPGATMRRDQVASLLWRALQVADAS; translated from the coding sequence ATGCGCATCCTGCGAGGTGGAGGTCGGGGCATCGTCGCCGGCACCGCCGTTGCGGCTCTGCTCGTGCCGACCACCGCGGTCGCCCAGACCGCGGACACTCCCGCTCCCGCTCCCGTTGCCGAGACCGCGTCCGACGCGGCCGGTGCCTGGCTCGCCGGCCAGCTCGTCGAGGGCGAACGGATCGAGACCACCTTCGACGGCTCCTCCTACGTCGACCACGGGTTGACGGCGGACACCGTCTACGCCCTCGCGGGTGCCGGGGTCGCCGGCGCCGACATCACGGCGGCGACGGACTGGCTCGCGACCCAGGTCGTCCAGTACGCCGGTGATGGCGAGGAGGAGGCCTATGCCGGGGCGACCGCCAAGCTGATCCTGGTCGCCGAGACGGCGGGCCGGGACGCGACCGACTTCGGCGGAGTCAACCTCGTCGAGCGCCTGCAGGACCGTCAGGACGTGCTCGGCCGCTACCGCGACGTCTCGCCGTGGGGCGACTACAGCAACGTGCTGACCCAGTCGCTGGCGCTGATCGCCCTGGAGCGCGCGACCGACGAAGGCCCGTCTGACGCCGCGGTCGAGCTGCTGGTCGACACCGCCTGCGAGAACGGTGGCTACCCGAGTTCGTTCCCGACCGACACCTGCACCTCGGACGTGGACGCCACCGGCTTCGCCGTGCAGGCGCTGCTCGCGGTCGGTGCGGACGACGCGGCCGACGCGGCGGTCGACTGGCTGCTCGACGAGCAGGCTGACGACGGCAGCTTCGGTGGTCCGGAGGCCGCTGCCAACAGCAACTCGACCGGGCTGGCCGCCGTCGCGCTGGTTGCCGCCGGTGAGCTCGAGGCCTTCGAGGCCGCGGCCGAGTGGCTGGCCACGGTGCAGTACGCCTGCTTCGAGGCCGACGCCGGCGCCATTCCCTTCACCTTCGACGAGGCCGGTGACCTGACCCGGGCGACCGCGCAGGCGCTGCCCGGCCTGAGCGGCGTGCCGCTGACGGAGACCACCATCGACAGTGCCGTCGCCGGAGCGCCGAACCCGTCCTGCCTGCGCTTCCCCGACGTGGTCCCCGGCAGCGCGCACGCGCAGAGCATCGCCGTGCTCGACGCAGCCGGCATCATCGCGGGTCGCACCGACGGAACGTTCGCGCCTCGCGCCGGCGTCACCCGCGGCCAGCTCGCGAGCTTCCTCGGGCGCGCCTCGGGGATCACGCCCGCGAGTGGCCCGACCCGGTTCACCGACGTCCCGGCCAACGCCACCCACGCCGGCTACATCGAGGCGCTGGCGGAGGAAGGGATCGTGTTCGGGTACTCGGACGACACGTTCCGTCCCGGTCAGCTCGTCCGTCGTGACCAGTCGGCGGCGCTGATCGCCCGTTGGCTGGACCTCGACCCGGTCGACACCGACCGGTTCACCGACATCGCCGGGATCCAGCACCGTCAGCAGATCAACGCGCTGCGGGACGCCGAGGTGGCGTTCGGCACCGGCGACGGCACCACCTTCACCCCGGGCGCGACGATGCGCCGTGACCAGGTCGCGTCGCTGCTGTGGCGCGCGCTGCAGGTCGCGGACGCCTCGTGA
- a CDS encoding energy-coupling factor transporter transmembrane component T has translation MMDGPGQRRRPARPLLPRPLHPGAWWLWALGLATVATRTFNPLLLGLVLVVAGYVVAARRTAAPWARSFAMFLKLGLVVLTIRLVFQVVLGVAQGDTLLFTLPEADLPDWAAGVTLGGSVTLESVVAAFVDGLRLATILACVGAANALANPKRLLASMPSALYEIGVAVVVALSFAPSLVGSVQRIRAARRLRGRPDRGLRSVLSVALPVVEDALERSLALAAAMDSRGYGRRADVPVRVQRLTGVLTLTGLLGTSVGVYGMLDTGSPVLLGLPALVFGLVAGLTGVRLAGRRTVRSRYRPDPWAAPERLTAGVGVLAAVAAFVGGMLDPVSLEPAFVPLTAPSLPLVPTLGLLAALLPAWLTPPPTLSGGNGEGTGSHAVGADPGDRTAAGSGPRVEVQT, from the coding sequence CTGATGGACGGCCCCGGCCAGCGTCGGCGACCGGCACGGCCTCTGCTGCCACGCCCCCTGCACCCGGGGGCGTGGTGGCTGTGGGCGCTCGGCCTGGCCACCGTCGCGACCCGGACCTTCAACCCGCTGCTGCTCGGCCTCGTGCTGGTGGTGGCCGGCTACGTCGTGGCGGCCCGCCGCACCGCGGCACCGTGGGCGCGTTCCTTCGCGATGTTCCTCAAGCTCGGGCTGGTCGTGCTCACGATCCGCCTCGTCTTCCAGGTCGTGCTCGGCGTCGCGCAGGGCGACACGCTGCTGTTCACCCTGCCCGAGGCGGACCTGCCCGACTGGGCCGCCGGCGTCACCCTCGGCGGTTCGGTCACCCTCGAGTCGGTCGTCGCCGCGTTCGTCGACGGGCTGCGCCTGGCGACCATCCTGGCCTGCGTGGGCGCAGCGAACGCGCTCGCCAATCCCAAGCGACTGCTCGCGTCGATGCCCTCGGCGCTGTACGAGATCGGGGTCGCGGTGGTGGTCGCCCTGTCGTTCGCGCCGTCGCTGGTGGGCAGCGTGCAGCGCATCCGGGCGGCACGGCGGCTGCGGGGCCGACCCGACCGCGGTCTGCGCAGCGTGCTGTCGGTCGCGCTGCCGGTCGTCGAGGACGCGCTCGAGCGGTCGTTGGCGCTGGCCGCGGCCATGGACTCCCGTGGGTACGGCCGCCGGGCGGACGTCCCCGTGCGCGTCCAGCGGCTCACGGGGGTGCTCACGCTGACGGGACTGCTCGGCACCAGCGTCGGCGTCTACGGCATGCTCGACACGGGCAGTCCGGTGCTGCTCGGCCTGCCCGCGCTCGTGTTCGGGCTGGTCGCCGGGCTGACCGGGGTGCGCCTCGCCGGTCGGCGCACCGTCCGCAGCCGCTACCGGCCCGACCCGTGGGCGGCGCCCGAACGGCTGACCGCCGGGGTCGGCGTCCTCGCCGCCGTGGCCGCGTTCGTCGGTGGGATGCTCGATCCGGTCTCGCTCGAGCCGGCGTTCGTGCCGCTGACCGCGCCGTCGCTGCCGCTGGTGCCCACCCTCGGGCTGCTGGCGGCACTGCTGCCGGCGTGGCTGACACCGCCGCCGACGTTGTCCGGCGGGAACGGCGAGGGCACCGGGAGCCACGCGGTCGGCGCCGACCCGGGCGACCGCACCGCTGCCGGGAGCGGACCGCGCGTGGAGGTGCAGACGTGA
- a CDS encoding ABC transporter ATP-binding protein produces the protein MIRFEQMGVTYAGAERPALANVDLEVPEGELCLVVGRTGSGKSTLLRTVNGLVPHFTGGTLHGRVTVAGRDTRLHPPRELADVVGVVGQDPRSGFVTDVVEEELAYGMESLGLPADVMRRRVEETLDLLGLVELRDRPLEQLSGGQRQRVAIGSVLTVHPRVLVLDEPTSALDPPAAEEVLAALQRLVHDLGVTVLLAEHRLERVVQYADRVIHVPGDGSALQVGEPADVLRTTPVAPPVVELGRVAGWDPLPLSVRDARRRAPELRERLAARTRPPRRQPPATAPIVAAVRDLSVRLGAVLALREVDLAVAAGEVVAVMGRNGAGKSTLLRSLVGLHRPLQGSVRVADEDPVALRPRQLLGHVGLVPQEPADLLYAETVGQECAQADQDAGRPAGTCRALLERLVPGLDDDRHPRDLSEGQRLGLVLALVLVAEPPLLLLDEPTRGLDYRAKERLAAILRGLAEDGIAIVLATHDVELVADLATRTVVIADGEVVADGPTDEVVVGSPAFSPQVAKVLAPAVWLTPAEVAGALAVDA, from the coding sequence GTGATCCGGTTCGAGCAGATGGGGGTGACCTACGCCGGGGCGGAGCGCCCGGCGTTGGCGAACGTCGACCTCGAGGTACCCGAGGGTGAGCTGTGCCTGGTCGTCGGGCGCACCGGCTCGGGCAAGTCGACGCTGCTGCGCACCGTCAACGGCCTGGTCCCACACTTCACCGGCGGCACGTTGCACGGACGGGTGACCGTCGCCGGCCGTGACACCCGCCTGCACCCGCCGCGCGAGCTCGCCGACGTGGTCGGGGTCGTCGGGCAGGACCCACGCTCCGGGTTCGTGACCGACGTGGTGGAGGAGGAGCTCGCCTACGGGATGGAGTCGCTGGGCCTGCCCGCCGACGTGATGCGCCGGCGGGTCGAGGAGACCCTGGACCTGCTCGGGCTGGTCGAGCTGCGCGACCGTCCCCTCGAGCAGCTCTCGGGAGGCCAGCGCCAGCGCGTCGCGATCGGATCGGTGCTGACCGTGCACCCGCGGGTGCTGGTGCTCGACGAACCCACCTCGGCGCTCGACCCGCCGGCCGCCGAGGAGGTGCTGGCGGCGCTGCAGCGGCTCGTGCACGACCTCGGGGTCACCGTCCTGCTGGCCGAGCACCGCCTCGAGCGGGTCGTGCAGTACGCCGACCGGGTCATCCACGTGCCCGGCGACGGTTCGGCCCTCCAGGTCGGGGAACCCGCCGACGTGCTGCGCACGACGCCGGTCGCACCGCCGGTGGTGGAACTCGGTCGGGTCGCCGGCTGGGACCCGCTGCCCCTGTCGGTCCGCGACGCCCGCCGCCGCGCACCGGAACTGCGCGAGCGCCTGGCCGCCCGGACGCGTCCGCCGCGCCGCCAGCCTCCGGCCACCGCGCCGATCGTCGCGGCCGTGCGCGACCTCAGCGTCCGGCTCGGCGCCGTCCTGGCCCTGCGTGAGGTGGACCTCGCGGTCGCCGCGGGGGAGGTCGTCGCCGTCATGGGACGCAACGGTGCGGGCAAGTCCACCCTGCTGCGCAGCCTGGTCGGCCTGCACCGCCCGCTGCAGGGCAGCGTCCGCGTCGCCGACGAGGACCCGGTGGCGCTCAGGCCCCGCCAGCTGCTCGGCCACGTCGGTCTGGTGCCGCAGGAGCCGGCGGACCTGCTCTACGCCGAGACGGTGGGGCAGGAGTGCGCCCAGGCCGACCAGGACGCCGGGCGGCCCGCTGGGACCTGCCGGGCGCTGCTCGAGCGGCTCGTCCCCGGCCTCGACGACGACCGTCATCCCCGTGACCTGTCCGAGGGGCAGCGCCTCGGCTTGGTGCTCGCGTTGGTGCTCGTCGCCGAGCCGCCGCTGCTGCTGCTCGACGAGCCCACCCGCGGGCTCGACTACCGGGCCAAGGAGCGCCTGGCCGCGATCCTGCGCGGCCTCGCCGAGGACGGCATTGCGATCGTGCTGGCGACCCACGACGTGGAGCTCGTCGCCGACCTCGCCACCCGGACCGTCGTGATCGCCGACGGCGAGGTGGTGGCCGACGGCCCGACCGACGAGGTCGTGGTCGGCTCGCCGGCGTTCTCGCCCCAGGTGGCCAAGGTGCTGGCGCCGGCCGTGTGGCTCACCCCCGCCGAGGTGGCGGGTGCCCTGGCGGTCGACGCGTGA
- a CDS encoding type II toxin-antitoxin system Phd/YefM family antitoxin: protein MPKTVPVREFRTHLAELLDEVADRREHVTVTRRGRPAAVLVPVDEYEALEETAEILSDEPTLDAIRRGLDDLAAGEVVSLDEVRAEHAARDRS from the coding sequence ATGCCGAAGACCGTGCCTGTCCGTGAGTTCCGCACCCACCTCGCCGAGCTGCTCGACGAGGTGGCTGACCGTCGTGAGCACGTCACCGTCACACGACGTGGCCGACCCGCAGCGGTGCTGGTCCCGGTCGACGAGTACGAAGCACTGGAGGAGACGGCCGAGATCCTCTCCGACGAGCCCACGCTCGACGCGATCCGCCGCGGTCTCGACGACCTGGCGGCCGGCGAGGTTGTCTCGCTGGACGAGGTCCGTGCCGAGCACGCCGCCCGTGACCGCTCGTAG
- a CDS encoding ECF transporter S component, which yields MSAPEVPRRPRDGSRSTRAIRLRPRATLAVLLATSIGLAAFAWPLFVDPGLASANLRDAPLLFTLLLPLVLMVVLSEIADGGIDAKAVAMLGVLTAVGAALRPLGTGVAGFEPVFFLLVLAGRVHGAGFGFVLGATTLFASALTTGGVGPWLPFQMLGAAWVGAGAGLLPPLRGRAELAMLAVYSLLAGLFYGLMLNLSFWPFALPETTAISFVPGDPVGDNLRRFVAFTLATSMGFDVPRALVTAGLVLLTGRPLLRALRRAARKAAFDAPVVFADDVGSSDDEPRAPSGR from the coding sequence GTGAGCGCGCCCGAGGTGCCCCGTCGGCCCCGTGACGGGTCGCGCTCGACCCGCGCGATCCGGCTGCGGCCGCGTGCCACCCTCGCCGTGCTGTTGGCGACGAGCATCGGGCTGGCGGCGTTCGCCTGGCCGCTGTTCGTCGACCCGGGGCTGGCCTCGGCGAACCTGCGTGACGCGCCGCTGCTCTTCACGCTGCTGTTGCCGCTGGTGCTGATGGTGGTGCTCAGCGAGATCGCCGACGGCGGCATCGACGCCAAGGCGGTGGCGATGCTCGGGGTGCTCACGGCCGTCGGTGCGGCGTTGCGCCCGCTGGGCACGGGCGTCGCCGGGTTCGAACCGGTGTTCTTCCTGCTCGTCCTCGCCGGTCGCGTCCACGGTGCCGGGTTCGGGTTCGTCCTGGGGGCGACCACGTTGTTCGCCTCGGCGTTGACGACCGGCGGGGTCGGGCCGTGGCTGCCGTTCCAGATGCTCGGTGCCGCCTGGGTGGGGGCCGGAGCAGGGCTGCTCCCGCCGCTGCGCGGTCGGGCGGAGTTGGCGATGCTGGCCGTCTACAGCCTGCTCGCCGGGCTGTTCTACGGACTGATGCTCAACCTGTCGTTCTGGCCGTTCGCCCTGCCCGAGACCACGGCGATCTCGTTCGTGCCCGGCGACCCGGTGGGCGACAACCTGCGCCGGTTCGTCGCGTTCACCCTCGCGACCTCGATGGGCTTCGACGTCCCGCGCGCCCTGGTCACCGCCGGGCTGGTCCTGCTGACCGGACGCCCGCTGCTGCGGGCCCTGCGGCGTGCTGCCCGCAAGGCCGCGTTCGACGCGCCCGTCGTCTTCGCCGACGACGTAGGGTCATCCGATGACGAACCTCGAGCGCCTTCCGGTCGGTGA
- a CDS encoding PH domain-containing protein → MAERTIRPRWWRVPVFWAMVLVAVPPLWRLVAGLGLIGLDGSLLALVGLYLVLIVTTARVTVSPAGVRLHRLMRQRAEYGWDEVAGFAGTSSFRPPTVRLRDGRELAVLDTPGDTDRVVTALEEARRRWQAEA, encoded by the coding sequence GTGGCCGAGCGGACGATCCGTCCACGCTGGTGGCGCGTGCCGGTGTTCTGGGCCATGGTGCTGGTCGCGGTGCCGCCGCTGTGGCGGCTCGTCGCCGGGCTGGGACTGATCGGGCTCGACGGCAGCCTGTTGGCACTCGTGGGGCTGTACCTGGTGCTGATCGTCACCACCGCCCGGGTGACGGTCTCGCCCGCAGGGGTCCGTCTGCACCGGCTGATGCGCCAGCGGGCCGAGTACGGGTGGGACGAGGTGGCCGGGTTCGCCGGGACGAGCAGCTTCCGCCCGCCGACCGTGCGCCTGCGCGACGGGCGTGAGCTCGCGGTGCTCGACACGCCCGGCGACACCGACCGCGTCGTCACGGCGCTCGAGGAGGCCCGTCGGCGGTGGCAGGCGGAGGCCTGA
- a CDS encoding ATP-binding cassette domain-containing protein — translation MVSVHLRGLRHAHTLAAGVLDDVTLDLAAPEPAEPRPFVGVVGPNGAGKSTLLRLLAGELTPIGGTLEVQATGPVRLVRQDVDELTDDVRGFAWQWDGVAVRLRRRLHLDPDDLDSRVGRGWGALSPGQRKRWQVAAALAEQPDVLLLDEPTNHLDAAARDLLVGVLQRFGGLGLLASHDRAVLERLTSRTLRVHRGRVELHAGSHGEAAPRWRAAEQAERDAHERARRELRREQRLLGDVRRDRHGAEVGPRRERRLAGANQPDAREATQVRAAQGRAGTGAAGHPDARARGAGRGRRGVVRRAARAGRGARVPPRRLGPAGAGRGAGGRPARRW, via the coding sequence ATGGTCTCCGTGCATCTGCGTGGGCTGCGCCACGCCCACACGCTCGCCGCCGGCGTCCTCGACGACGTCACCCTCGACCTCGCCGCCCCGGAACCGGCCGAGCCGCGCCCCTTCGTCGGCGTGGTCGGACCCAACGGCGCCGGCAAGTCCACGTTGCTGCGCCTGCTGGCCGGCGAGCTGACGCCGATCGGCGGGACGCTCGAGGTCCAGGCGACCGGACCGGTCCGGCTCGTGCGCCAGGACGTCGACGAGCTGACCGACGACGTGCGCGGCTTCGCCTGGCAGTGGGACGGCGTGGCCGTCCGGCTGCGCCGTCGGCTGCACCTCGATCCCGACGACCTCGACTCCCGTGTCGGCCGTGGCTGGGGCGCGCTCTCGCCGGGGCAGCGCAAGCGCTGGCAGGTGGCGGCCGCGCTGGCCGAGCAGCCCGACGTGCTGCTGCTCGACGAGCCGACCAACCACCTCGACGCCGCGGCCCGTGACCTGCTGGTCGGTGTGCTGCAGCGCTTCGGTGGGCTCGGGCTGCTCGCCAGCCATGACCGGGCCGTGCTCGAACGCCTCACGAGCCGCACGTTGCGCGTGCACCGTGGCCGGGTGGAACTCCACGCCGGCAGCCACGGCGAGGCGGCCCCCCGCTGGCGGGCCGCCGAGCAGGCCGAACGCGACGCGCACGAGCGCGCCAGGCGCGAGCTGCGCCGTGAGCAACGCCTCCTCGGCGACGTCCGTCGCGACCGGCACGGCGCCGAGGTCGGACCGCGCCGGGAGCGTCGCCTCGCCGGCGCGAACCAGCCCGACGCCCGCGAGGCGACGCAAGTTCGCGCAGCGCAAGGCCGAGCAGGCACTGGCGCAGCGGGTCACCCAGATGCACGCGCGCGTGGCGCGGGCCGAGGACGCCGAGGCGTTGTTCGACGTGCAGCGCGAGCTGGGCGGGGCGCTCGGGTTCCGCCACGTCGACTCGGGCCGGCGGGTGCTGGTCGAGGTGCAGGGGGACGTCCGGCACGCCGGTGGTGA
- a CDS encoding glycine--tRNA ligase, translating into MATIVELCKQRGIIFPTAEIYGGVRSTWDYGPLGVELKENVKRQWWRTMVQLRDDVVGMEQAILGPTDVWQASGHLANFSDPLVECSQCHQRFREDHLREAQLGSETAEGEIECPTCKKPTLGDPRHFNLMFKTNVGPVASDTSIAWLRPETAQGMFVNFATVQRSTRKKPPFGIAQMGKSFRNEITPGNFIFRTREFEQMEMEFFVEPGSDEQWHQYWIDERMRWYRDLGIRPENLRIREHAEDELSHYAKRTVDIEYYFPDASMGWSELEGLANRTDFDLKAHGEASGKDLSYYDQPNDHRYVPYVIEPAAGATRATLAFLFDAYRVEQAPDAKGELQDRTVLRLDHRLAPYKVAVLPLSRKEELTPVAREVFDAVKVRWMCDYDETQAIGRRYRRQDEIGTPYCVTVDFDTIEDKAVTVRDRDTMSQDRVSMDRLVDYLAERLPAW; encoded by the coding sequence ATGGCCACCATCGTCGAGCTGTGCAAGCAGCGCGGCATCATCTTCCCGACCGCCGAGATCTACGGCGGGGTGCGCTCCACCTGGGACTACGGCCCGCTCGGTGTCGAGCTCAAGGAGAACGTCAAGCGGCAGTGGTGGCGCACGATGGTGCAGCTGCGCGACGACGTCGTGGGCATGGAACAGGCGATCCTCGGCCCCACCGACGTGTGGCAGGCGTCGGGCCATCTCGCCAACTTCTCCGACCCGCTGGTCGAGTGCAGCCAGTGCCACCAGCGTTTCCGGGAGGACCACCTGCGCGAGGCGCAGCTCGGCTCGGAGACGGCCGAGGGCGAGATCGAGTGCCCGACCTGCAAGAAGCCCACGCTGGGTGATCCGCGCCACTTCAACCTGATGTTCAAGACCAACGTCGGGCCGGTCGCCTCCGACACGTCCATCGCCTGGCTGCGACCCGAGACCGCCCAGGGCATGTTCGTGAACTTCGCGACCGTGCAGCGCTCCACGCGCAAGAAGCCGCCGTTCGGCATCGCGCAGATGGGCAAGTCGTTCCGCAACGAGATCACGCCGGGCAACTTCATCTTCCGCACGCGCGAGTTCGAACAGATGGAGATGGAGTTCTTCGTCGAGCCCGGCAGCGACGAGCAGTGGCACCAGTACTGGATCGACGAGCGGATGCGCTGGTACCGCGACCTCGGCATCCGGCCCGAGAACCTGCGCATCCGCGAGCACGCCGAGGACGAGCTGTCGCACTACGCCAAGCGCACCGTCGACATCGAGTACTACTTCCCGGACGCCTCGATGGGGTGGTCCGAGCTCGAGGGGCTCGCGAACCGCACCGACTTCGACCTCAAGGCCCACGGCGAGGCGTCGGGCAAGGACCTGTCCTACTACGACCAGCCCAACGACCACCGCTACGTGCCCTACGTGATCGAGCCGGCGGCGGGGGCGACGCGGGCGACGCTCGCGTTCCTGTTCGACGCCTACCGGGTCGAGCAGGCACCCGACGCCAAGGGCGAACTCCAGGACCGCACCGTGCTCCGGCTCGACCACCGGCTCGCGCCCTACAAGGTCGCCGTGCTGCCCCTGTCGCGCAAGGAGGAGCTCACGCCGGTGGCCCGCGAGGTGTTCGACGCGGTCAAGGTGCGCTGGATGTGCGACTACGACGAGACCCAGGCCATCGGTCGCCGCTACCGCCGCCAGGACGAGATCGGCACCCCGTACTGCGTCACGGTCGACTTCGACACCATCGAGGACAAGGCCGTCACCGTCCGCGACCGCGACACGATGTCGCAGGACCGGGTCTCGATGGACCGGCTCGTCGACTACCTCGCCGAGCGTCTGCCCGCCTGGTGA
- a CDS encoding thioesterase family protein translates to MGQTRFEQDTAVVVVDEGRYRGRIDDGWAVIPGGAPNGGYVLALTARAMREPVPHPDPVTITGHFLAPTVPGEVDLEVEVIRRGRRHSTVQARLRQDGRETLRALATFGDLAAADGPSRVDRSAPAYPPVGDCVDATGAALAQAAAGGFPAPPILERFDHRMPPEMLGWSQGRPLGRGEMGGHLRWADDADLDPLGVLVVTDCYPPAVFNTGDSRLGWVPTIELTVQVRKRPAPGYVTSRLTTQAITNGYLEEDGEVWDAEGDLVALSRQLALSSR, encoded by the coding sequence ATGGGGCAGACCCGCTTCGAGCAGGACACGGCGGTGGTGGTCGTCGACGAGGGCCGCTACCGCGGCCGCATCGACGACGGTTGGGCCGTCATCCCCGGCGGGGCGCCCAACGGCGGCTACGTCCTGGCCCTGACGGCCCGCGCGATGCGTGAGCCGGTCCCCCACCCCGACCCCGTCACCATCACCGGACACTTCCTGGCGCCCACCGTGCCCGGCGAGGTGGACCTCGAGGTGGAGGTGATCCGCCGCGGACGGCGCCACTCCACCGTACAGGCGCGCCTGCGGCAGGACGGCCGCGAGACCCTGCGGGCACTGGCCACCTTCGGCGACCTCGCCGCGGCCGACGGACCGAGCCGTGTCGATCGGTCGGCTCCGGCCTACCCGCCGGTGGGTGACTGCGTCGACGCGACCGGGGCGGCGTTGGCGCAGGCGGCCGCCGGCGGGTTCCCCGCGCCGCCGATCCTGGAACGCTTCGACCACCGCATGCCGCCCGAGATGCTCGGCTGGAGCCAGGGCCGGCCGCTGGGTCGCGGCGAGATGGGCGGGCACCTGCGCTGGGCCGACGACGCCGACCTCGATCCGCTCGGGGTGCTGGTGGTGACCGACTGCTACCCGCCGGCGGTGTTCAACACCGGCGACAGCCGGCTCGGGTGGGTGCCGACGATCGAGCTGACCGTGCAGGTCCGCAAGCGGCCCGCCCCGGGCTACGTCACCTCCCGCCTGACGACCCAGGCGATCACCAACGGCTATCTCGAGGAGGACGGCGAGGTCTGGGACGCCGAGGGCGACCTCGTCGCCCTGTCCCGCCAACTCGCACTCAGCTCCCGGTGA
- a CDS encoding inorganic diphosphatase, with amino-acid sequence MTNLERLPVGDDAPAVVNVVVEVSVGSRNKYEYDPELGVLVRDRVLPGAVRYPTDYGFVPSTTAADGDALDVVLAAYDAAVPGTVVRARPVGVLHLVDASGEDRNLVAVPDDDDRFADITDIDDLPEANRREIRQFFETYKQLEGDDRVEVRGWLDAEAARRLVHDAMRA; translated from the coding sequence ATGACGAACCTCGAGCGCCTTCCGGTCGGTGACGACGCGCCCGCCGTGGTCAACGTCGTGGTCGAGGTCTCGGTCGGCAGTCGCAACAAGTACGAGTACGACCCGGAACTGGGCGTGCTCGTGCGCGACCGGGTGCTCCCGGGCGCGGTCCGCTACCCGACCGACTACGGCTTCGTTCCCTCGACCACGGCCGCCGACGGTGACGCCCTCGACGTGGTCCTCGCCGCCTACGACGCGGCGGTGCCCGGCACGGTCGTCCGCGCGCGTCCCGTCGGTGTCCTGCACCTGGTCGACGCCTCGGGGGAGGACCGCAACCTCGTCGCGGTGCCCGACGACGACGACCGGTTCGCCGACATCACCGACATCGACGACCTGCCCGAGGCCAACCGGCGCGAGATCCGCCAGTTCTTCGAGACCTACAAGCAGCTCGAGGGCGACGACCGGGTCGAGGTCCGCGGCTGGCTCGACGCCGAGGCGGCCCGCCGGCTGGTGCACGACGCGATGCGGGCCTGA